In Montipora foliosa isolate CH-2021 chromosome 13, ASM3666993v2, whole genome shotgun sequence, one DNA window encodes the following:
- the LOC137982195 gene encoding U6 snRNA-associated Sm-like protein LSm1 has translation MSFLPGTASLIKEIDKRLMVVLRDGRTLIGYLRSIDQFANLLLQDTIERIHVGEKYGDIPRGIFLVRGENMVLVGEIDEEREANSKLKEVSVAEILEAQREEQTVKEEEEKVKTKARMKRGLPVNASDTYLNSDDMFG, from the exons ATGAGCTTTCTCCCTGGGACAGCTAGTCTCATCAAGGAGATCGATA AAAGACTGATGGTTGTCCTCAGAGATGGAAGAACACTGATAGGATACTTAAGATCTATTGATCAGTTTG cgAATCTGTTGCTTCAAGATACCATAGAAAGAATTCATGTTGGAGAGAAATATGGTGATATTCCAAGAGGAATTTTTCTTGTCAGGGGAGAAAACATGGTCCTTGTGGGAGAGATA GATGAAGAGAGAGAAGCAAACTCAAAGCTAAAAGAGGTATCAGTGGCAGAAATTCTTGAAGCACAAAGAGAAGAACAGACTGTGAAAGAAGAAGAGGAGAAAGTCAAGACAAAGGCAAGAATGAAGAGAGGACTCCCTGTAAATGCATCAGACACTTACCTCAATAGTGATGATATGTTTGGTTAA
- the LOC137982193 gene encoding 2-acylglycerol O-acyltransferase 1-like, with the protein MTLVEFAPIRIPLHRRLETAAVALYYYSFFFGALIGTLTILGLFFTSYYPIAILYITWAYLIDGKTPEHGGRRSNYIRRLRVWKYFRDYFPITLIKTAELDPSKNYVFGYHPHGILCAGAFCNFATEATDFSSVFPGITPHLVPLMALFKPPLFRDYIMSSGMCDVSRESCEFILSKKGPGNSVVIVVGGAEEAFDAHPGNYSIILKPRKGFVKLALRTGASLVPVFAFGEIDLFKQVSNPRGSWLRDIQQKIQRKVAFAPVLFHGRGVFQYTFGLLPYRKPVNVVVGEPIPVTKVENPTPEQLDNLHSAYIEELKKLFEEHKAKYNVPESTELLIY; encoded by the exons ATGACTTTGGTTGAGTTTGCACCGATTCGGATTCCCCTCCATCGCCGATTGGAGACGGCAGCAGTCGCCCTCTATTACTACTCATTTTTCTTTGGTGCTCTAATTGGCACATTGACAATCCTTGGACTGTTTTTTACGTCCTACTATCCTATAGCTATTCTCTATATAACATGGGCCTATCTCATTGATGGAAAGACACCAGAGCACGGAGGACGAAGATCGAACTATATTAGAAGACTACGAGTGTGGAAGTATTTTCGCGATTATTTCCCGATAACTTTGATCAAAACAGCGGAACTTGATCCGAGCAAAAATTACGTGTTTGGCTACCATCCCCATGGAATTCTTTGCGCGGGGGCTTTTTGCAATTTCGCAACCGAAGCTACGGATTTTAGCAGTGTCTTTCCAGGGATCACTCCACATTTGGTGCCTCTTATGG cTTTGTTCAAGCCTCCACTATTCCGTGACTATATTATGAGTAGTGGCATGTGTGATGTCTCTCGTGAGAGCTGTGAGTTCATTTTGAGCAAGAAAGGACCTGGTAATTCAGTTGTAATTGTGGTGGGAGGTGCTGAGGAAGCATTTGATGCTCACCCTGGTAACTACTCAATTATTCTGAAACCTCGGAAAGGATTTGTAAAGTTGGCTCTAAGAACTGG AGCTTCCCTTGTTCCAGTCTTCGCATTTGGAGAAATTGACCTATTTAAACAAGTCAGTAATCCCAGAGGATCTTGGCTGCGTGATATTcaacaaaaaattcaaagaaaagttGCATTTGCTCCAGTACTTTTTCATGGACGTGGAGTTTTTCAGTACACTTTTGGATTATTGCCATACAGGAAACCAGTTAATGTTGTCG TTGGGGAGCCTATTCCTGTGACGAAAGTGGAAAACCCAACTCCTGAGCAACTAGACAACCTCCACTCTGCTTATATTGAAGAGCTCAAGAAATTGTTTGAAGAGCATAAAGCCAAGTACAATGTCCCTGAATCAACGGAACTTCTTATTTACTGA
- the LOC137982192 gene encoding protein disulfide-isomerase 1-like: MWAYFVFAFFVNMAFIVNGSFVLELNLQNFDKYVDGERFVFVFFYAEWQEQCQKILERYEEVANAFYGRDDVVIAKVNAYEEIKLATKYWIDRYPSFRYFIKGSVTEETYRGSTISEDQIRFIRTKAFLRLNMGIFLTPIIDLSSANFERIMKDRARSIMILYFNGNCELCNSLQNTLYSVGETFRNEPKCLIGRVNCDADPQICIAQTIPHYPTLKVYSQHNKDGVIYEPGTNQESYSEKNITSFMNALCGTQRILKGRLNEKAGLLDDFNELAVRFMKEHNKREEILITAKSKALSHTYQVEANFYLSVMRRITQHGAGIIKDEIDRLERLIEGPMHANKADEMEKRKNILKQFQVLHYERDEL, translated from the exons ATGTGGGCATATTTCGTCTTCGCATTCTTCGTAAACATGGCTTTCATCGTAAACGGATCCTTTGTTTTGGAGCTTAACCTGCAAAATTTTGACAAATACGTCGACGGCGAAAGAttcgtttttgtgtttttctatGCTGAATGGCAAGAGCAATGTCAAAAAATTCTTGAACGTTATGAAGAAGTGGCAAACGCATTTTATGGCCGAGATGATGTGGTTATTGCTAAAGTGAATGCGTACGAGGAAATCAAACTTGCGACAAAGTACTGGATTGATAGGTATCCTTCCTTTCGCTACTTCATTAAAGGAAGTGTGACAGAAGAAAC gTATCGAGGCAGTACTATTTCTGAAGACCAAATTCGCTTCATTAGAACCAAAGCCTTTCTTCGCCTTAATATGGGTATCTTTTTGACACCGATCATCGATCTCAGCTCTGCAAATTTTGAACGCATAATGAAAGACAGAGCAAGAAGCATTATGATCCTTTACTTCAATGGCAACTGTGAGTTATGCAACAGTTTACAAAACACCTTGTACAGTGTAGGAGAAACCTTTAGAAACGAGCCAAAATGCCTTATCGGAAGAGTAAATTGCGATGCTGATCCACAGATATGCATCGCACAGACCATTCCTCATTATCCAACCTTAAAGGTGTATTCTCAGCACAACAAAGATGGCGTAATATACGAGCCAGGTACGAACCAAGAGAGTTACAGCGAGAAAAACATCACCTCTTTTATGAACGCTCTATGTGGGACACAGAGGATATTGAAGGGAAGGCTGAATGAAAAG GCGGGTCTCCTTGATGACTTCAACGAGCTTGCTGTTCGgttcatgaaagaacacaacAAACGCGAAGAAATATTGATAACAGCAAAGAGCAAGGCTTTATCTCATACATACCAAGTGGAAGCGAATTTCTATTTGTCGGTGATGCGTCGAATAACACAGCACGGTGCTGGAATAATAAAAGACGAAATCGATCGCTTGGAGCGCTTAATTGAGGGACCGATGCACGCAAACAAGGCGGATGAaatggaaaaacgaaaaaatatCCTGAAACAGTTTCAGGTTTTGCATTACGAGAGAGACGAACTCTAA
- the LOC137982194 gene encoding 2-acylglycerol O-acyltransferase 2-A-like: MRHEYPLSRETSKIHEVTNSKDQDFTLGIKATSHFHETGVKEYFFFRQKMSRKQRQGILTRNSFSFRMYKEPLQFLVALFKALVFVFGHTIAILLTLYILLTPLYGIMVVYLLWTYCFDLKRSSKGGRRSETFRRLKSWEYLRDYFPVRLIRTEKLDPDRNYIMGYHPHGIMCAGAWTNFATEATGYSSLFPGIKAHLLTLTLVFKFPIFRDYLMAAGICDVSKESIQHILTQQGNGNAVIIAIGGAAESLDAHPGSYTLTLRHRKGFAKMALRTGAYLVPVFSFGENDLFNQVSNPRGSRLRTFQTKLMKVLSFAPPLFFGRGFSPKLIGFAPHRKPISTVVGAPIPVKRVVPNPSAAQVNRLHKKYVHGLVSLFEEHKHRYGLPKSVKLTIV; this comes from the exons ATGCGTCATGAGTATCCTCTGTCACGTGAAACATCCAAAATCCATGAGGTGACAAACTCCAAAGATCAAGATTTCACACTTGGTATAAAAGCAACCTCTCATTTTCATGAAACTGGTGTCAAGGAGTATTTCTTCTTTCGTCAAAAAATGTCTAGGAAGCAAAGGCAAGGAATTCTGACGAGAAATTCCTTTAGCTTCAGGATGTATAAAGAACCGCTTCAATTTCTTGTGGCTCTTTTCAAGGCACTGGTGTTCGTTTTTGGACACACCATTGCCATCCTTTTAACATTATACATTCTCTTAACACCCTTGTACGGTATTATGGTTGTTTATTTGCTCTGGACTTACTGTTTTGACTTGAAGCGGTCATCGAAAGGCGGCAGAAGATCTGAAACATTTCGGCGGTTGAAGAGTTGGGAATATTTACGTGATTACTTTCCTGTACGACTCATTCGAACAGAAAAGCTTGATCCTGACAGAAACTACATCATGGGATACCATCCGCACGGAATAATGTGCGCAGGAGCTTGGACTAACTTTGCCACCGAAGCAACTGGCTACAGCAGTCTCTTTCCTGGTATCAAAGCACACCTTCTCACCCTAACAT tGGTGTTCAAGTTTCCAATTTTCCGTGACTATTTGATGGCTGCAGGAATCTGTGATGTATCCAAAGAGAGCATCCAACACATTCTGACACAGCAAGGAAACGGAAATGCAGTGATAATTGCTATTGGTGGAGCAGCGGAGTCACTTGATGCTCATCCAGGCTCTTACACTTTGACTCTTAGACACAGGAAAGGATTTGCAAAGATGGCTTTGAGAACAGG GGCATATCTTGTTCCGGTGTTTTCTTTTGGTgaaaatgatttatttaacCAAGTCAGCAATCCAAGAGGTTCACGACTAAGAACTTTTCAAACAAAGTTGATGAAAGTGTTGTCCTTTGCACCCCCATTGTTCTTTGGAAGAGGTTTCTCCCCAAAACTTATTGGTTTTGCACCACACAGGAAACCAATCTCCACTGTAG TCGGTGCTCCCATCCCAGTAAAGAGAGTGGTACCAAATCCAAGTGCAGCGCAAGTTAACAGACTTCACAAAAAGTATGTCCACGGCCTTGTTAGTCTCTTTGAGGAACACAAGCACAGATATGGATTGCCAAAAAGTGTTAAACTCACAATAGTGTGA